A genomic window from Camelus ferus isolate YT-003-E chromosome 9, BCGSAC_Cfer_1.0, whole genome shotgun sequence includes:
- the FHOD1 gene encoding FH1/FH2 domain-containing protein 1 isoform X3 yields MAGGEDRGDGEPVSVVTVRVQYLEDTDPFACANFPEPRRAPTCSLDGALPLGVQIPALHRLLGAPLKLEDCALQVSPSGYYLDPELSLEEQREMLEGFFEEISKGRKPTLILRTQLSVRVNAILEKLYGSSGPELRRSLFSLKQIFQEDKDLVPEFVHSEGLSCLIRVGAAADHNYQSYILRALGQLMLFVDGMLGVVAHSETVQWLYTLCASLSRLVVKTALKLLLVFVEYSESNAPLFICAVNSVASTTGALPWANLVSILEEKNGADPELLVYTVTLINKTLAALPDQDSFYDVTDALEQQGMEALVQRHLGTAGTDVDLRAQLVLYENALRLEDGDMEEAFAGGRRTTRRKPSSEEGKRSRRSLEVRTSEPGSTGPASPIVSTSSTGSALLSGTASSLIDSAPPTGPASSPGGQASGLHTTVSLFPTISVAPSSDSSCERSIYKLHQTAPVWAPENPPVPQSPTGQARLEARFLENVAAAETEKQAALAQGRAETLAGAMPEEVDGHRAPDGLALPTKRKTVKLFWRELKLAGVHGGSGSRFGPCPTLWASLEPVSVDTARLEHLFESRAKDVLPSKKAGEGRRTMTTVLDPKRSNAINIGLTTLPPVHVIKAALLNFDEFAVSKDGIEKLLTMMPTEEERQKIEEAQLANPDIPLGPAENFLMTLASIGGLAARLQLWAFKLDYDSMEREIAEPLFDLKVGMEQLVQNATFRCILATLLAVGNFLNGSQSSGFELSYLEKVSEVKDTVRRQSLLHHLCSLVLQTRPDSSDFYSEIPALTRCAKVDFEQLTENLGQLEHRSWAAEESLRSLAKHELAPALRARLTHFLAQCTRRVAMLRVVHRRVYNRFHAFLLYLGYTAEAAREVRIMQFCHTLREFALEYRTCWDRVLQQQQKRATYRERNKTRGRMITETEKFSGVAGETPSNSSVPVAVSSGPGRGDADSHASMKSLLTSKPEDTTHGRRIRGMVQSSSPVMATAVGPSIVPQEESLGSSLPSDTSDEIMDLLVQSVTKSNPRALASRERKRSRGNRKSLRRTLKSGLGEDLVQALGLSKGPGLEV; encoded by the exons CTAGAGGACTGTGCCCTGCAAGTGTCTCCATCTGGATACTACCTGGACCCTGAGCTGTCCCTGGAAGAGCAGCGGGAGATGCTGGAGGGCTTCTTTGAAGAGATCAG CAAAGGGCGGAAGCCTACTCTGATCTTGCGGACCCAGCTCTCCGTGAGGGTCAATGCCATCTTGG AGAAGTTGTATGGCTCCAGTGGCCCTGAGCTCCGCCGCTCCCTCTTCTCACTAAAGCAGATCTTCCAG GAGGACAAGGACTTGGTGCCTGAGTTTGTGCATTCGGAGGGGCTGAGCTGCCTAATCCGTGTGGGTGCAGCTGCCGACCACAACTATCAGAGCTACATTCTCCGAG CACTAGGCCAGCTAATGCTTTTTGTGGATGGGATGCTGGGTGTGGTGGCCCACAGTGAGACCGTGCAGTGGCTGTACACACTGTGTGCCAGCCTG TCCCGCTTGGTGGTGAAGACAGCCCTGAAGCTCCTGCTGGTGTTTGTGGAATACTCTGAGAGCAACGCACCGCTGTTCATCTGCGCAGTCAACTCTGTGGCCAGCACCACGG GTGCTCTTCCATGGGCCAATCTGGTGTCCATCCTGGAGGAGAAGAATGGTGCGGACCCTGAGTTGTTGGTGTATACTGTCACCCTCATCAACAAG ACTCTGGCAGCGCTCCCGGACCAGGACTCCTTCTACGACGTGACAGATGCACTGGAGCAGCAGGGCATGGAGGCACTGGTCCAGCGCCACTTGGGCACCGCTGGCACAGATGTCGATCTGCGCGCGCAGCTTGTGCTCTACGAG AATGCCCTGCGGTTGGAGGATGGAGACATGGAAGAAGCTTTCGCAGGTGGGCGGCGCACCACTCGCCGAAAGCCTTCTTCAGAGGAGGGCAAGAGAAGCCGACGATCTCTGGAAGTGCGCACCTCAGAGCCTGG CTCCACAGGCCCCGCCTCACCGATCGTCTCCACCTCCTCTACCGGCTCTGCCCTGCTGTCAGGTACCGCCTCCAGCCTCATAGACTCCGCCCCACCTACAGGCCCCGCCTCCAGTCCCGGGGGCCAGGCCTCTGGCCTGCATACCACTGTGAGCCTCTTTCCTACCATCTCCGTGGCGCCCTCATCCGACAGCTCCTGTGAGAGGAGTATCTACAA aCTTCACCAAACTGCTCCTGTTTG ggcccctgAGAACCCACCTGTCCCCCAGTCCCCCACTGGGCAGGCCAGGCTGGA AGCCCGGTTCCTGGAGAATGTAGcagcagcagaaacagaaaagcaggcTGCACTGGCCCAGGGCCGGGCAGAGACACTGGCTGGAGCTATGCCTGAAGAGGTCGATGGGCACCGAG caCCTGATGGCCTAGCCCTCCCCACCAAGAGAAAGACAGTTAAACTCTTCTGGCGGGAGCTAAAGTTGGCTGGGGTCCATGGAGGCTCTGGGAGCCGCTTTGGGCCCTGCCCTACCCTGTGGGCCTCACTGGAGCCTGTCTCAGTGGATACAGCCCGGCTAGAACACCTGTTCGAGTCTCGAGCCAAGGACGTGCTGCCTTCCAAG AAAGCTGGTGAGGGCCGCCGCACAATGACCACAGTGCTGGACCCCAAGCGCAGCAACGCCATCAACATCGGCCTAACCACGCTGCCACCCGTGCACGTCATTAAGGCTGCCCTGCTCAACTTTGATGAGTTTGCTGTCAGCAAGGATGGCATTGAG AAGCTACTGACCATGATGCCAACGGAGGAGGAGCGGCAGAAGATCGAGGAGGCCCAGCTGGCCAATCCTGACATACCCCTGGGCCCAGCTGAGAATTTCCTGATGACTCTCGCCTCCATCGGGGGCCTGGCGGCTCGCTTACAACTCTGGGCCTTCAAGCTGGATTATGACAGCATGGAGCGG GAAATTGCAGAGCCACTGTTTGACCTGAAGGTGGGCATGGAACAGCTGGTCCAAAATGCCACCTTCCGCTGCATCCTGGCCACTCTGCTGGCTGTGGGCAACTTCCTCAATGGCTCCCAG AGCAGCGGCTTTGAGCTGAGCTACCTGGAGAAGGTGTCAGAGGTGAAGGACACGGTGCGCCGACAGTCACTGCTGCACCATCTCTGCTCCCTGGTGCTCCAGACCCGGCCTGATTCCTCTGACTTCTACTCAGAAATTCCTGCCCTGACGCGCTGTGCCAAG GTGGACTTTGAGCAGCTGACTGAGAACCTGGGGCAACTGGAGCACCGGAGTTGGGCAGCCGAGGAGAGCCTGCGGAGCTTGGCCAAGCACGAGCTGGCTCCAGCTCTCCGTGCCCGCCTCACCCACTTCCTGGCCCAGTGCACCCGCCGTGTTGCCATGCTGAGGGTCGTGCACCGCCGTGTCTACAACAG GTTCCATGCCTTCCTCCTGTACCTGGGGTACACGGCAGAGGCAGCCCGTGAGGTGCGCATCATGCAGTTCTGCCACACACTGCGGGAGTTCGCGCTGGAGTATCGGACTTGCTGGGACCGggtgctgcagcagcagcagaagcgcGCCACATATCGTGAGCGCAACAAGACCCGGGGACGCATGATCACTGAG ACAGAAAAGTTCTCAGGTGTGGCTGGGGAAACCCCCAGCAATTCATCTGTCCCAGTGGCTGTGAGCAGTGGGCCAGGACGGGGTGATGCTGATAGTCATGCCAGCATGAAGAGTCTGCTGACCAGCAAGCCTGAGGACACCACACATGGCCGCCGCATCAGAG GCATGGTCCAGAGCAGCTCCCCAGTCATGGCTACAGCAGTGGGGCCCTCCATTGTCCCCCAAGAAGAATCTCTGGGCTCCAGTTTACCAAGTGACACTTCAGATGAGATCATGGACTTGCTGGTGCAGTCAGTGACCAAGAGCAATCCTCGTGCCTTAGCTTCTCGAGAACGCAAGCGTTCCCGTGGCAACCGCAAGTCTT TGAGAAGGACGTTGAAGAGTGGGCTTGGAGAAGATCTGGTACAGGCACTGGGACTGAGCAAGGGTCCTGGCCTCGAAGTGTGA
- the FHOD1 gene encoding FH1/FH2 domain-containing protein 1 isoform X4, which translates to MAGGEDRGDGEPVSVVTVRVQYLEDTDPFACANFPEPRRAPTCSLDGALPLGVQIPALHRLLGAPLKLEDCALQVSPSGYYLDPELSLEEQREMLEGFFEEISKGRKPTLILRTQLSVRVNAILEKLYGSSGPELRRSLFSLKQIFQEDKDLVPEFVHSEGLSCLIRVGAAADHNYQSYILRALGQLMLFVDGMLGVVAHSETVQWLYTLCASLSRLVVKTALKLLLVFVEYSESNAPLFICAVNSVASTTGALPWANLVSILEEKNGADPELLVYTVTLINKTLAALPDQDSFYDVTDALEQQGMEALVQRHLGTAGTDVDLRAQLVLYENALRLEDGDMEEAFAGGRRTTRRKPSSEEGKRSRRSLEVRTSEPGSTGPASPIVSTSSTGSALLSGTASSLIDSAPPTGPASSPGGQASGLHTTVSLFPTISVAPSSDSSCERSIYKARFLENVAAAETEKQAALAQGRAETLAGAMPEEVDGHRAPDGLALPTKRKTVKLFWRELKLAGVHGGSGSRFGPCPTLWASLEPVSVDTARLEHLFESRAKDVLPSKKAGEGRRTMTTVLDPKRSNAINIGLTTLPPVHVIKAALLNFDEFAVSKDGIEKLLTMMPTEEERQKIEEAQLANPDIPLGPAENFLMTLASIGGLAARLQLWAFKLDYDSMEREIAEPLFDLKVGMEQLVQNATFRCILATLLAVGNFLNGSQSSGFELSYLEKVSEVKDTVRRQSLLHHLCSLVLQTRPDSSDFYSEIPALTRCAKVDFEQLTENLGQLEHRSWAAEESLRSLAKHELAPALRARLTHFLAQCTRRVAMLRVVHRRVYNRFHAFLLYLGYTAEAAREVRIMQFCHTLREFALEYRTCWDRVLQQQQKRATYRERNKTRGRMITETEKFSGVAGETPSNSSVPVAVSSGPGRGDADSHASMKSLLTSKPEDTTHGRRIRGMVQSSSPVMATAVGPSIVPQEESLGSSLPSDTSDEIMDLLVQSVTKSNPRALASRERKRSRGNRKSLRRTLKSGLGEDLVQALGLSKGPGLEV; encoded by the exons CTAGAGGACTGTGCCCTGCAAGTGTCTCCATCTGGATACTACCTGGACCCTGAGCTGTCCCTGGAAGAGCAGCGGGAGATGCTGGAGGGCTTCTTTGAAGAGATCAG CAAAGGGCGGAAGCCTACTCTGATCTTGCGGACCCAGCTCTCCGTGAGGGTCAATGCCATCTTGG AGAAGTTGTATGGCTCCAGTGGCCCTGAGCTCCGCCGCTCCCTCTTCTCACTAAAGCAGATCTTCCAG GAGGACAAGGACTTGGTGCCTGAGTTTGTGCATTCGGAGGGGCTGAGCTGCCTAATCCGTGTGGGTGCAGCTGCCGACCACAACTATCAGAGCTACATTCTCCGAG CACTAGGCCAGCTAATGCTTTTTGTGGATGGGATGCTGGGTGTGGTGGCCCACAGTGAGACCGTGCAGTGGCTGTACACACTGTGTGCCAGCCTG TCCCGCTTGGTGGTGAAGACAGCCCTGAAGCTCCTGCTGGTGTTTGTGGAATACTCTGAGAGCAACGCACCGCTGTTCATCTGCGCAGTCAACTCTGTGGCCAGCACCACGG GTGCTCTTCCATGGGCCAATCTGGTGTCCATCCTGGAGGAGAAGAATGGTGCGGACCCTGAGTTGTTGGTGTATACTGTCACCCTCATCAACAAG ACTCTGGCAGCGCTCCCGGACCAGGACTCCTTCTACGACGTGACAGATGCACTGGAGCAGCAGGGCATGGAGGCACTGGTCCAGCGCCACTTGGGCACCGCTGGCACAGATGTCGATCTGCGCGCGCAGCTTGTGCTCTACGAG AATGCCCTGCGGTTGGAGGATGGAGACATGGAAGAAGCTTTCGCAGGTGGGCGGCGCACCACTCGCCGAAAGCCTTCTTCAGAGGAGGGCAAGAGAAGCCGACGATCTCTGGAAGTGCGCACCTCAGAGCCTGG CTCCACAGGCCCCGCCTCACCGATCGTCTCCACCTCCTCTACCGGCTCTGCCCTGCTGTCAGGTACCGCCTCCAGCCTCATAGACTCCGCCCCACCTACAGGCCCCGCCTCCAGTCCCGGGGGCCAGGCCTCTGGCCTGCATACCACTGTGAGCCTCTTTCCTACCATCTCCGTGGCGCCCTCATCCGACAGCTCCTGTGAGAGGAGTATCTACAA AGCCCGGTTCCTGGAGAATGTAGcagcagcagaaacagaaaagcaggcTGCACTGGCCCAGGGCCGGGCAGAGACACTGGCTGGAGCTATGCCTGAAGAGGTCGATGGGCACCGAG caCCTGATGGCCTAGCCCTCCCCACCAAGAGAAAGACAGTTAAACTCTTCTGGCGGGAGCTAAAGTTGGCTGGGGTCCATGGAGGCTCTGGGAGCCGCTTTGGGCCCTGCCCTACCCTGTGGGCCTCACTGGAGCCTGTCTCAGTGGATACAGCCCGGCTAGAACACCTGTTCGAGTCTCGAGCCAAGGACGTGCTGCCTTCCAAG AAAGCTGGTGAGGGCCGCCGCACAATGACCACAGTGCTGGACCCCAAGCGCAGCAACGCCATCAACATCGGCCTAACCACGCTGCCACCCGTGCACGTCATTAAGGCTGCCCTGCTCAACTTTGATGAGTTTGCTGTCAGCAAGGATGGCATTGAG AAGCTACTGACCATGATGCCAACGGAGGAGGAGCGGCAGAAGATCGAGGAGGCCCAGCTGGCCAATCCTGACATACCCCTGGGCCCAGCTGAGAATTTCCTGATGACTCTCGCCTCCATCGGGGGCCTGGCGGCTCGCTTACAACTCTGGGCCTTCAAGCTGGATTATGACAGCATGGAGCGG GAAATTGCAGAGCCACTGTTTGACCTGAAGGTGGGCATGGAACAGCTGGTCCAAAATGCCACCTTCCGCTGCATCCTGGCCACTCTGCTGGCTGTGGGCAACTTCCTCAATGGCTCCCAG AGCAGCGGCTTTGAGCTGAGCTACCTGGAGAAGGTGTCAGAGGTGAAGGACACGGTGCGCCGACAGTCACTGCTGCACCATCTCTGCTCCCTGGTGCTCCAGACCCGGCCTGATTCCTCTGACTTCTACTCAGAAATTCCTGCCCTGACGCGCTGTGCCAAG GTGGACTTTGAGCAGCTGACTGAGAACCTGGGGCAACTGGAGCACCGGAGTTGGGCAGCCGAGGAGAGCCTGCGGAGCTTGGCCAAGCACGAGCTGGCTCCAGCTCTCCGTGCCCGCCTCACCCACTTCCTGGCCCAGTGCACCCGCCGTGTTGCCATGCTGAGGGTCGTGCACCGCCGTGTCTACAACAG GTTCCATGCCTTCCTCCTGTACCTGGGGTACACGGCAGAGGCAGCCCGTGAGGTGCGCATCATGCAGTTCTGCCACACACTGCGGGAGTTCGCGCTGGAGTATCGGACTTGCTGGGACCGggtgctgcagcagcagcagaagcgcGCCACATATCGTGAGCGCAACAAGACCCGGGGACGCATGATCACTGAG ACAGAAAAGTTCTCAGGTGTGGCTGGGGAAACCCCCAGCAATTCATCTGTCCCAGTGGCTGTGAGCAGTGGGCCAGGACGGGGTGATGCTGATAGTCATGCCAGCATGAAGAGTCTGCTGACCAGCAAGCCTGAGGACACCACACATGGCCGCCGCATCAGAG GCATGGTCCAGAGCAGCTCCCCAGTCATGGCTACAGCAGTGGGGCCCTCCATTGTCCCCCAAGAAGAATCTCTGGGCTCCAGTTTACCAAGTGACACTTCAGATGAGATCATGGACTTGCTGGTGCAGTCAGTGACCAAGAGCAATCCTCGTGCCTTAGCTTCTCGAGAACGCAAGCGTTCCCGTGGCAACCGCAAGTCTT TGAGAAGGACGTTGAAGAGTGGGCTTGGAGAAGATCTGGTACAGGCACTGGGACTGAGCAAGGGTCCTGGCCTCGAAGTGTGA
- the FHOD1 gene encoding FH1/FH2 domain-containing protein 1 isoform X1: MAGGEDRGDGEPVSVVTVRVQYLEDTDPFACANFPEPRRAPTCSLDGALPLGVQIPALHRLLGAPLKLEDCALQVSPSGYYLDPELSLEEQREMLEGFFEEISKGRKPTLILRTQLSVRVNAILEKLYGSSGPELRRSLFSLKQIFQEDKDLVPEFVHSEGLSCLIRVGAAADHNYQSYILRALGQLMLFVDGMLGVVAHSETVQWLYTLCASLSRLVVKTALKLLLVFVEYSESNAPLFICAVNSVASTTGALPWANLVSILEEKNGADPELLVYTVTLINKTLAALPDQDSFYDVTDALEQQGMEALVQRHLGTAGTDVDLRAQLVLYENALRLEDGDMEEAFAGGRRTTRRKPSSEEGKRSRRSLEVRTSEPGSTGPASPIVSTSSTGSALLSGTASSLIDSAPPTGPASSPGGQASGLHTTVSLFPTISVAPSSDSSCERSIYKLHQTAPVWAPENPPVPQSPTGQARLEARFLENVAAAETEKQAALAQGRAETLAGAMPEEVDGHRDTLELQGSPEPAPAPRTPQSAAPRILLRAQQCLEPEPKETLAPPSPKTEPIQELRTHVPKLCIGDLDFSDLGEDEDQDMLNTESVEAGKGVPPPPPLISGGPPPPPPPPPPPIKSPFPPPPPPVAPLPPSAPDGLALPTKRKTVKLFWRELKLAGVHGGSGSRFGPCPTLWASLEPVSVDTARLEHLFESRAKDVLPSKKAGEGRRTMTTVLDPKRSNAINIGLTTLPPVHVIKAALLNFDEFAVSKDGIEKLLTMMPTEEERQKIEEAQLANPDIPLGPAENFLMTLASIGGLAARLQLWAFKLDYDSMEREIAEPLFDLKVGMEQLVQNATFRCILATLLAVGNFLNGSQSSGFELSYLEKVSEVKDTVRRQSLLHHLCSLVLQTRPDSSDFYSEIPALTRCAKVDFEQLTENLGQLEHRSWAAEESLRSLAKHELAPALRARLTHFLAQCTRRVAMLRVVHRRVYNRFHAFLLYLGYTAEAAREVRIMQFCHTLREFALEYRTCWDRVLQQQQKRATYRERNKTRGRMITETEKFSGVAGETPSNSSVPVAVSSGPGRGDADSHASMKSLLTSKPEDTTHGRRIRGMVQSSSPVMATAVGPSIVPQEESLGSSLPSDTSDEIMDLLVQSVTKSNPRALASRERKRSRGNRKSLRRTLKSGLGEDLVQALGLSKGPGLEV; this comes from the exons CTAGAGGACTGTGCCCTGCAAGTGTCTCCATCTGGATACTACCTGGACCCTGAGCTGTCCCTGGAAGAGCAGCGGGAGATGCTGGAGGGCTTCTTTGAAGAGATCAG CAAAGGGCGGAAGCCTACTCTGATCTTGCGGACCCAGCTCTCCGTGAGGGTCAATGCCATCTTGG AGAAGTTGTATGGCTCCAGTGGCCCTGAGCTCCGCCGCTCCCTCTTCTCACTAAAGCAGATCTTCCAG GAGGACAAGGACTTGGTGCCTGAGTTTGTGCATTCGGAGGGGCTGAGCTGCCTAATCCGTGTGGGTGCAGCTGCCGACCACAACTATCAGAGCTACATTCTCCGAG CACTAGGCCAGCTAATGCTTTTTGTGGATGGGATGCTGGGTGTGGTGGCCCACAGTGAGACCGTGCAGTGGCTGTACACACTGTGTGCCAGCCTG TCCCGCTTGGTGGTGAAGACAGCCCTGAAGCTCCTGCTGGTGTTTGTGGAATACTCTGAGAGCAACGCACCGCTGTTCATCTGCGCAGTCAACTCTGTGGCCAGCACCACGG GTGCTCTTCCATGGGCCAATCTGGTGTCCATCCTGGAGGAGAAGAATGGTGCGGACCCTGAGTTGTTGGTGTATACTGTCACCCTCATCAACAAG ACTCTGGCAGCGCTCCCGGACCAGGACTCCTTCTACGACGTGACAGATGCACTGGAGCAGCAGGGCATGGAGGCACTGGTCCAGCGCCACTTGGGCACCGCTGGCACAGATGTCGATCTGCGCGCGCAGCTTGTGCTCTACGAG AATGCCCTGCGGTTGGAGGATGGAGACATGGAAGAAGCTTTCGCAGGTGGGCGGCGCACCACTCGCCGAAAGCCTTCTTCAGAGGAGGGCAAGAGAAGCCGACGATCTCTGGAAGTGCGCACCTCAGAGCCTGG CTCCACAGGCCCCGCCTCACCGATCGTCTCCACCTCCTCTACCGGCTCTGCCCTGCTGTCAGGTACCGCCTCCAGCCTCATAGACTCCGCCCCACCTACAGGCCCCGCCTCCAGTCCCGGGGGCCAGGCCTCTGGCCTGCATACCACTGTGAGCCTCTTTCCTACCATCTCCGTGGCGCCCTCATCCGACAGCTCCTGTGAGAGGAGTATCTACAA aCTTCACCAAACTGCTCCTGTTTG ggcccctgAGAACCCACCTGTCCCCCAGTCCCCCACTGGGCAGGCCAGGCTGGA AGCCCGGTTCCTGGAGAATGTAGcagcagcagaaacagaaaagcaggcTGCACTGGCCCAGGGCCGGGCAGAGACACTGGCTGGAGCTATGCCTGAAGAGGTCGATGGGCACCGAG ACACCCTTGAACTACAGGGCTCCCCAGAACCAGCCCCTGCACCCAGAACACCCCAGAGTGCTGCCCCCCGAATCCTGCTCCGGGCCCAGCAGTGCCTTGAGCCAGAGCCCAAGGAGACTTTGGCCCCACCAAGTCCCAAGACTGAGCCCATTCAGGAACTCCGTACCCATGTACCCAAGCTCTGCATTGGGGATCTGGACTTCTCAGATCTGGGGGAGGATGAAGACCAGGACATGCTGAATACAGAGTCTGTGGAGGCAGGGAAAGGggtcccacccccaccacccctgaTCTCTGGaggccccccacctcctccacccccacctcccccacccatcaaaagccccttcccaccacctccacccccagttgcccctcttcctccttcagcaCCTGATGGCCTAGCCCTCCCCACCAAGAGAAAGACAGTTAAACTCTTCTGGCGGGAGCTAAAGTTGGCTGGGGTCCATGGAGGCTCTGGGAGCCGCTTTGGGCCCTGCCCTACCCTGTGGGCCTCACTGGAGCCTGTCTCAGTGGATACAGCCCGGCTAGAACACCTGTTCGAGTCTCGAGCCAAGGACGTGCTGCCTTCCAAG AAAGCTGGTGAGGGCCGCCGCACAATGACCACAGTGCTGGACCCCAAGCGCAGCAACGCCATCAACATCGGCCTAACCACGCTGCCACCCGTGCACGTCATTAAGGCTGCCCTGCTCAACTTTGATGAGTTTGCTGTCAGCAAGGATGGCATTGAG AAGCTACTGACCATGATGCCAACGGAGGAGGAGCGGCAGAAGATCGAGGAGGCCCAGCTGGCCAATCCTGACATACCCCTGGGCCCAGCTGAGAATTTCCTGATGACTCTCGCCTCCATCGGGGGCCTGGCGGCTCGCTTACAACTCTGGGCCTTCAAGCTGGATTATGACAGCATGGAGCGG GAAATTGCAGAGCCACTGTTTGACCTGAAGGTGGGCATGGAACAGCTGGTCCAAAATGCCACCTTCCGCTGCATCCTGGCCACTCTGCTGGCTGTGGGCAACTTCCTCAATGGCTCCCAG AGCAGCGGCTTTGAGCTGAGCTACCTGGAGAAGGTGTCAGAGGTGAAGGACACGGTGCGCCGACAGTCACTGCTGCACCATCTCTGCTCCCTGGTGCTCCAGACCCGGCCTGATTCCTCTGACTTCTACTCAGAAATTCCTGCCCTGACGCGCTGTGCCAAG GTGGACTTTGAGCAGCTGACTGAGAACCTGGGGCAACTGGAGCACCGGAGTTGGGCAGCCGAGGAGAGCCTGCGGAGCTTGGCCAAGCACGAGCTGGCTCCAGCTCTCCGTGCCCGCCTCACCCACTTCCTGGCCCAGTGCACCCGCCGTGTTGCCATGCTGAGGGTCGTGCACCGCCGTGTCTACAACAG GTTCCATGCCTTCCTCCTGTACCTGGGGTACACGGCAGAGGCAGCCCGTGAGGTGCGCATCATGCAGTTCTGCCACACACTGCGGGAGTTCGCGCTGGAGTATCGGACTTGCTGGGACCGggtgctgcagcagcagcagaagcgcGCCACATATCGTGAGCGCAACAAGACCCGGGGACGCATGATCACTGAG ACAGAAAAGTTCTCAGGTGTGGCTGGGGAAACCCCCAGCAATTCATCTGTCCCAGTGGCTGTGAGCAGTGGGCCAGGACGGGGTGATGCTGATAGTCATGCCAGCATGAAGAGTCTGCTGACCAGCAAGCCTGAGGACACCACACATGGCCGCCGCATCAGAG GCATGGTCCAGAGCAGCTCCCCAGTCATGGCTACAGCAGTGGGGCCCTCCATTGTCCCCCAAGAAGAATCTCTGGGCTCCAGTTTACCAAGTGACACTTCAGATGAGATCATGGACTTGCTGGTGCAGTCAGTGACCAAGAGCAATCCTCGTGCCTTAGCTTCTCGAGAACGCAAGCGTTCCCGTGGCAACCGCAAGTCTT TGAGAAGGACGTTGAAGAGTGGGCTTGGAGAAGATCTGGTACAGGCACTGGGACTGAGCAAGGGTCCTGGCCTCGAAGTGTGA